Genomic segment of Ailuropoda melanoleuca isolate Jingjing chromosome 1, ASM200744v2, whole genome shotgun sequence:
AACCCACCTGAACTCCCAGAAAAGTTCCCAGAATCCTCCACAGGCCCAGCCTGGTGCCCCGCTGCCCTCCGGTGTGACCCTGGCGCCCTCAAGTGCAGACCAGGGGCATCTGAGCAAACAGATCGCTCACAGGAGATGCCGTGCCCTTGGGGACGTCGGCAGTGTGGCTGAGAGATCTGCTCAACAGGCTACGATTTGCGGTTATTTCGAAGCCGAATCTATAAACACGGGTTTCTGCCTAGAGATGGCCGTTTCCTAAGGGCGATGGCCGGGGATGCGCTTGCTGTGCCGTGAGCTGAATGCCAAGCGGCTCACAGGGACTCGGGGTCCCCACTAGATCCACTGCAGTGAATGAAGGGGCTGGGGGGCGTGCAGCTTCACCCCAGTGACAACACTAAAAGCTCAAGGACTGGGAGCTGAGGTGGAAAGGACTCTAGAAAGGGACTGAAGGATGCCACCatcaggcttccctctgagcccTCCTGGCCTCCACTCCCGGCCAAGGGAGTCAGGATGGAGAGGCGGGCCAAGCCAGGGGCCGCGCCTGGGTTCTGACAGCGCTGGATTTTCATCCCGGCCCCCGCATTTGCTGGCTGGGAGCCTCGGGACAGGGCCCTGTGTTTCTGTGAGCTGCTGTTGCCCGGTGTGTGAGAGGCGGATGCCGACACCCACCGCTGCATGTGGACGCTGATCCTGGAAATGGGAAAACGGAGGCGTGCATCAGACACTTAGCGCAGTAGTGCAGGGACTCAAGAGACGGCACCTGCTATCGCTCGGGCACCGAGCAGTTTCACTCAGGCTTACAAACGCCGTTAGATGTGCAGCGGTGCAGGGTGTcgccctcccctgcctctccctcctccctcctcactccctccctgcccccatgacAATCGTCAGAGATACCGCCTGAAGATCTCCCAAAACCATCACTGTGGGTTGTCTCAAGTGTGTCCACAGGGGCCGCCGGGCTCCCCTCAGACCGCTGGACACTCCTCTTCCAGAGAATTTTCCAGAGCCTGCCAATAGCTCAGCATGTTGCGAGGCTTGACGAAATGGCAGGCCACGATTTTCTTAAAACGACACGTGGAGAAGGCCAACCCGTTTGGGAAAAAGGTCTGCTCGGAGTGGAGTTCCTCCAGCCCGATTTTCAGTTTCTCCAGGCAGAGCCCCACGAAGACGTCTTCCAGTTTAATGAACGGGACGCTGTCGGACACATCGTACACCTGACTTGCAACATCGCTGGAGAACACGTAGCCCGTGCCCGAGCAAAAGGGCGGGTACTTCTCCCACGGGTATTCATACTTACTGACAAACCACTTGTTGTGCTTGTCCCTGATGGGAAATTCGTTCAGTTTTAAGAAGCCGGTGAAAAACCGAgtggttctgtttttcttaagGAGGAGCTCGGTCAGGTAGTCGATGTTGACAAACATGTCCGAGTCCGTTTTCATCACGAAAGCTGCCTGAGGACAGAAGCGGTGGACCCACTCGATTCCCATCATGGTCTTCAGGGTCAAGTTGAAGTAGGCGTCCGTGAAGTCCTTCTGGATGATGTCGCGGTGCCTCTGGCTCTCCTGCGCCACCACTTTCGACAGGTCTTTACTGGCGGTGGCCCCCAGAAGGAAGAAGGTTTTTATGCGTTTTCCgctcacattcttttcttttccccatgtgTTCCGGATGACCGTGCGAGCAAACATCTGTTCGTGGGAGGAGGTCACCAGCAGGACAAGGAAGGGGGGCTCCTGCCTGCAGTTGATATCTGGCAGCTGAAGGAAGGtccccctttctttcttgaaaacaaaCGGCTCATCTTTAAAAGGAGTCAGACCGTACATGCTAAGATACAAACAGAGGGCTCCCAGGACCACCAGGGAAACGTGCAACAAGCGCATCTTCGCGTAAGCCATCTGAAAGGGACAAAGTGAGGGGTCAGACCGCGAAAGAAGGACGGCATGTTTAGTTTTGCCCTGGCAGGCTTAGATGGGGGAAGACACCCACGTCCCAGGGCTCGTGTTCTAGAGACCCTGGGGTCTCACGGCACAGAGCTGGAGAGCTTCAACGGTGAGCAGGGATGCCCAACGGCATCCTTCACTCCACAGTGCGCAGTCGGAACACCGGGCTCCAGCCAGCCTGCCCTTCACCCATGGGAGTCTCAGCTTCCCCCTCTAAAATATGGGACCAGATGCCCCACTAGGTCCTTCCAGCTCTGCCCATCCCTGACTCCATAACGAATTCCAGCTAGAGAACCTTCAAGACTGGAAAGCATGTGTTCTAGATGTAAACGCACGAACTGTTTGCATTCTCCTCGGATCGCATCAAGCACCGTTTTGTCACATCCAGAAAGAAGCAAGGCCAATGTTCTGATCTGCACAACTACGTTCATCCCCCTTGTTTGTGGGAACACCTTCCAAGATGCCCAGCAGATGCCCGAAGCCAAGCACGGTACCGAACTCTATATACACTGTTTTCTCCCTTACATACATTCCTAtaacttttggtttttaaatcgGGCACAGTAAGGGAGTCACAGCAATAactgataataaaatacaataactaTAACAACAAACTGTCATAAAAGTTATGTGATGgggtctctctctcaaagtacCTTACTGTGTTGTATTCACCCTTCTTGTAATGATGTAAGATGATAAAACGCCCATGTGATGAGATGAGGGAAAGTGAGGTGGGTGACGCAGGCGTGTGACGTCCCGTTGGGCTACCTACTAAtgaccttctgacaatatgtCAGAATGGGgaccatctgcttctggaccgCGGTGGACCACAGGTGACTGAAACCTCAGAACACAAAACCTCGGATAAGGCGGCAGTACCGTATCTTGGAATTCTGTCCCTGCTGGTGGTGCtgcttttattttggggggttacTTCTGTAAAGCTCCTGATGCTTTCTTCTTGTGCCCACACACCTCCCATCCTCAGCAAATGCAGGACCACCCGTGTTGATGCTATAACATTAAGAAAGCAAGTAACTCACTTTCTCCTGGCTCTGATGACCCTCTGCTTTGAAGGTTAACCACAGGGTAGATTCCAAGAGGAAACTTGCCAAAGAGCTGTCAGCGAATGCCGTTGGGCACTGTCCAGTTCTGGACTCCCTTCGTTTGCCCAAAATGATGAGTCCCTTCCTCAAGAGTCactataaggaaaaaacaaacagaatagtGCCGTTAAATCAGCCATGTCTCACCAGCAGTGCCTCAGCACTGGCCGTGCCAGCGCGTTGCAGACCCAGGTCACCACCTACCCAGGTGAACTTGAGGAGCATCTGGACCCCACTGCAGCTCACTTTTCTCTTCTGCAGAGTGGGTGCGATCAAGACGGATTCCACC
This window contains:
- the B3GALT5 gene encoding beta-1,3-galactosyltransferase 5, with the translated sequence MAYAKMRLLHVSLVVLGALCLYLSMYGLTPFKDEPFVFKKERGTFLQLPDINCRQEPPFLVLLVTSSHEQMFARTVIRNTWGKEKNVSGKRIKTFFLLGATASKDLSKVVAQESQRHRDIIQKDFTDAYFNLTLKTMMGIEWVHRFCPQAAFVMKTDSDMFVNIDYLTELLLKKNRTTRFFTGFLKLNEFPIRDKHNKWFVSKYEYPWEKYPPFCSGTGYVFSSDVASQVYDVSDSVPFIKLEDVFVGLCLEKLKIGLEELHSEQTFFPNGLAFSTCRFKKIVACHFVKPRNMLSYWQALENSLEEECPAV